In the genome of Mycobacterium kansasii ATCC 12478, one region contains:
- a CDS encoding 6-phosphofructokinase: MRSSIKRIALSTGGGDAPGLNAVIHAATLAARNRDWEVVGVRDGLNGLLLPDAYPDGGLIELTRDRVRGIIHQGGTIIGTTNRGNPTAYPVQQSDGTWIEMDRTKELLGRFAEHGIDALILVGGDGSMAIGQHLHNAGLRLVGVPKTIDNDLDKTTSTFGFDSAVDFASECIDRLFTTATSHGRIIVVEVMGRYAGWIALNAGMASGVHAILIPEIPFSLDPVAAVIRDRERHGAKFSIVCVAEGARPVGGEVSIVGKSVGQAERLGGIGAKVAAELERLTGREARTVVLGHLLRGGSPTSFDRLLGLRFGAAAVRALDEGHSGVMVALNPPTVDYVPLAEATHRQKTVPLDCDSILTARDMGINFGDEMPTHSAIGG; encoded by the coding sequence GTGAGATCTTCGATAAAGCGGATTGCGCTCAGCACCGGCGGCGGTGATGCGCCCGGGCTCAATGCCGTCATCCATGCGGCCACCCTGGCCGCACGTAATCGTGACTGGGAAGTCGTCGGGGTCCGCGACGGCCTCAACGGGTTGTTGCTACCGGACGCCTATCCCGACGGCGGGTTGATAGAACTCACCCGCGACCGGGTCCGCGGCATCATTCACCAGGGCGGCACCATCATCGGTACCACCAATCGCGGCAACCCCACCGCCTATCCGGTGCAACAAAGCGACGGCACCTGGATCGAGATGGACCGCACCAAAGAACTGTTGGGCCGCTTCGCGGAACACGGAATCGATGCACTGATCCTGGTCGGCGGCGACGGATCGATGGCGATAGGCCAGCACCTGCACAACGCCGGGCTTCGGCTGGTCGGGGTGCCCAAGACGATCGACAACGACCTGGACAAGACGACCTCGACATTCGGCTTCGACAGCGCAGTCGACTTCGCCTCGGAGTGCATCGACCGGCTGTTCACCACCGCGACATCGCACGGCCGCATCATCGTGGTGGAGGTGATGGGCCGCTACGCCGGCTGGATCGCCCTGAACGCCGGCATGGCGTCGGGAGTGCACGCGATCCTCATCCCGGAGATCCCATTCAGCCTCGACCCGGTGGCGGCGGTGATCCGGGACCGCGAACGGCACGGCGCGAAGTTCTCCATCGTCTGCGTCGCCGAGGGCGCCAGGCCGGTCGGCGGCGAGGTGTCGATCGTGGGCAAGTCGGTGGGGCAGGCGGAGCGTCTTGGCGGCATCGGCGCCAAAGTGGCCGCCGAGCTCGAACGGTTGACCGGACGCGAGGCACGCACCGTGGTGCTCGGCCACTTGCTGCGGGGCGGCTCGCCGACCTCGTTCGACCGCTTGCTCGGTCTGCGCTTCGGCGCCGCGGCCGTGCGGGCTCTCGACGAGGGGCACAGCGGTGTCATGGTGGCGCTGAATCCACCGACCGTCGACTACGTGCCACTCGCCGAGGCTACCCACCGGCAAAAGACGGTCCCGCTCGACTGCGACTCGATTCTGACCGCGCGGGATATGGGGATCAACTTCGGGGATGAAATGCCCACCCATAGCGCGATCGGTGGATGA
- a CDS encoding VOC family protein — translation MSDSRAVFNHVGLCVSDRRRSRRFYEGLLGFEFWWELDAPDAGTDRLLQLPKPIGLHATYLVRDGLVLELLDYSGRAVHAGAQRVMDQVGLTHISFSVPDLPHVVASAGSFGGSVVDGSVSEQSAMIRDPDGQLLELLSDQWLAVLPPRRG, via the coding sequence ATGTCTGACAGCCGAGCCGTTTTCAACCATGTCGGGTTGTGTGTCAGCGATCGCCGGCGGTCACGCAGATTCTATGAGGGCTTGCTCGGGTTCGAGTTCTGGTGGGAACTCGATGCGCCCGACGCAGGCACCGATCGGCTTCTGCAGCTGCCGAAGCCGATCGGACTGCACGCGACGTATCTGGTGCGCGACGGGTTGGTGCTGGAGCTTCTCGACTATTCGGGGCGCGCGGTCCACGCCGGAGCACAGCGGGTCATGGACCAGGTGGGGCTTACCCATATCTCGTTTTCCGTGCCTGACCTTCCTCATGTGGTGGCCAGCGCCGGGAGCTTCGGCGGATCGGTGGTGGACGGGTCGGTGTCGGAGCAGTCGGCGATGATCCGCGATCCGGATGGCCAACTGCTCGAACTGTTGTCGGATCAGTGGCTGGCGGTGCTGCCGCCCCGTCGAGGGTGA
- a CDS encoding M24 family metallopeptidase has product MSPVPRDHGVRIGMMSLEDDARVDFGWLRAQRREKVFSAMETHDLDALLLGGAGNVHYVSGARLLGRAGVLPFAPAAVVVRSTARVHLLSTWDEGVPPEITRQDLYGLSWNPANLMDSLASIPGLRESARVGIDGLTPMFAGLISQLTGSAELVDADSILAAARRIKMAEEITCLEVASAISESALGAMEDALWPGVTERDLLGVYYEQVARLGAPTAPSESVCFATPSRGPVWFRHLVSERPIGDGELVVLAPGALYTGYEAGLARTRVAGESAPAGWTDLAARCAVGMDALLGACRAGNTGADLYRAWGDAGNRESPVPLAHGLGLGAEPPVIGLGRGSDAVLDEGMVLSVQSWVVAAGVGGCLERATVVVEGGGASILTRYGRL; this is encoded by the coding sequence ATGAGCCCGGTGCCGCGGGATCATGGGGTGCGCATCGGGATGATGAGCCTCGAGGACGACGCACGGGTCGACTTCGGCTGGTTGCGGGCTCAGCGGCGCGAAAAAGTGTTCTCCGCCATGGAAACCCACGATCTGGACGCACTGCTGCTTGGCGGCGCCGGCAACGTGCACTACGTGTCGGGGGCGCGGCTGCTCGGCCGCGCCGGGGTGCTGCCGTTCGCGCCGGCCGCGGTGGTGGTGCGTTCGACCGCGCGGGTGCACCTGCTGTCGACCTGGGACGAGGGGGTACCGCCGGAGATCACGCGTCAGGACCTGTATGGGTTGAGCTGGAATCCGGCCAATCTGATGGATTCGTTGGCTTCGATTCCCGGCTTGCGCGAGTCCGCCCGGGTGGGCATCGACGGATTGACACCGATGTTCGCCGGGTTGATTTCGCAGCTGACCGGCTCGGCCGAACTGGTCGACGCCGATTCGATTCTGGCGGCTGCGCGCCGGATCAAGATGGCCGAGGAGATCACCTGTCTCGAAGTGGCGTCGGCAATTTCGGAGTCGGCGTTAGGCGCCATGGAAGATGCATTGTGGCCTGGCGTTACCGAGCGTGACCTACTCGGGGTGTACTACGAACAGGTGGCGCGGCTGGGCGCACCGACCGCGCCGTCGGAGAGTGTTTGCTTTGCAACGCCTTCGCGTGGGCCGGTGTGGTTTCGGCATCTGGTGTCGGAGCGTCCTATCGGGGACGGCGAACTGGTGGTGCTGGCACCGGGCGCGCTGTACACCGGGTATGAGGCCGGCCTGGCGCGTACCCGGGTGGCGGGGGAGTCGGCTCCGGCAGGGTGGACGGATCTGGCGGCGCGGTGCGCTGTCGGCATGGACGCGCTGCTGGGCGCCTGCCGAGCGGGCAACACCGGGGCTGACCTGTATCGAGCCTGGGGGGACGCCGGTAATCGGGAGTCGCCGGTGCCGTTGGCTCACGGGCTGGGGCTCGGTGCTGAACCACCGGTCATCGGTTTGGGGCGTGGCAGCGACGCCGTGCTCGACGAGGGCATGGTGCTGAGCGTGCAATCCTGGGTCGTCGCGGCGGGCGTCGGGGGTTGCCTGGAGCGGGCCACCGTCGTCGTCGAGGGCGGGGGAGCATCGATACTGACCCGCTATGGAAGGTTGTAA
- a CDS encoding M24 family metallopeptidase, with protein sequence MRRQRYARLQAELAVGGLDGLVLLGSSAVTYATGAAMPAVAGDRAALFRAVAVVAAVESAPHLYTVFDDGVPPEVQLHGPLFPDLDDAMAGLAAALGEHFVPGARVGVDHLSHPMLRGLSGIDWVDASTVLGAAKLVKTVDEVSCIRQAQRLNELAMVDALRLLRPGVRQTDLTALFLRRVFELGASAGGIDPIWQVMAPSRELGPWTLHGDLAYPTVTTDRFLRNGDVIWVDAGVMWQGYVSDYGRTWIVGAGPNARQLGQFRRWRAVVDACLEVLGPGVSGLRLGEVAIDANDGVRPWIEHFYLAHGVGTDSAEMPLIGTDFGAEFDSQLVMRPGMVVVLEPVIWEDGAAGYRSEDIVAVTDTGWVKLSGSTYDPYGFAA encoded by the coding sequence ATGCGACGGCAGCGATATGCGCGGTTGCAGGCCGAACTTGCGGTCGGCGGTCTCGACGGGCTGGTATTGCTGGGTTCCAGCGCGGTGACGTATGCGACCGGCGCTGCGATGCCGGCCGTCGCCGGTGACCGGGCTGCGTTGTTCCGCGCGGTCGCTGTTGTGGCTGCCGTGGAGTCGGCGCCGCACCTGTACACCGTGTTCGACGACGGCGTGCCGCCGGAGGTGCAGCTGCACGGGCCGTTGTTCCCGGATCTCGACGACGCGATGGCAGGGCTCGCCGCCGCGTTGGGCGAGCACTTCGTTCCCGGCGCACGGGTAGGTGTCGATCATCTGTCTCACCCGATGCTGCGCGGCCTTTCCGGCATCGATTGGGTGGATGCGTCCACGGTCCTGGGCGCGGCCAAGCTGGTGAAAACCGTCGACGAGGTTTCGTGTATTCGCCAGGCGCAGCGGCTCAACGAGCTGGCGATGGTCGACGCGCTGCGCCTGTTGCGGCCTGGTGTCCGGCAGACCGATTTGACTGCGCTGTTTCTTCGCCGGGTGTTCGAGTTAGGCGCGTCGGCGGGTGGAATCGATCCGATCTGGCAGGTGATGGCCCCGAGTCGCGAGCTGGGACCCTGGACGCTGCACGGTGATCTGGCCTACCCGACCGTCACGACTGACCGGTTCCTGCGCAATGGCGATGTCATCTGGGTGGACGCCGGTGTCATGTGGCAGGGGTACGTGTCCGACTATGGCCGCACCTGGATTGTGGGCGCCGGCCCGAATGCTCGGCAGCTCGGGCAGTTTCGTCGCTGGCGGGCGGTCGTCGACGCGTGTCTGGAGGTCCTTGGGCCCGGGGTGTCCGGCTTGCGGCTGGGTGAGGTCGCCATCGACGCCAACGATGGTGTCCGGCCGTGGATCGAGCATTTCTATCTTGCCCACGGCGTGGGCACCGACAGCGCCGAAATGCCCTTGATTGGAACGGATTTCGGTGCGGAATTCGACTCGCAGCTGGTCATGCGGCCGGGCATGGTTGTGGTGTTGGAGCCGGTGATCTGGGAGGACGGTGCTGCGGGTTATCGTTCCGAAGACATTGTGGCCGTGACCGATACCGGATGGGTCAAGCTCAGCGGCTCCACCTACGACCCTTACGGGTTTGCCGCATGA
- a CDS encoding cytochrome P450, whose product MVTRPGVSPDAIVDFDHHSDDFNLNELAVNAELRRTCPVAWNQNYGGFWFLTSYEAVSQAARDGDTFAHKYEPNAPDGIDYQGEMGVPRPEGHPALGIGEVDGPYHQALRRALTPFFSPGAVQKMRPFMEKSTHWFLDQHSADGHMDLVLDYASPVPAILTMRLMGLPYDNWHLYANLFHSVMAVPQDSPEYANALAAAPAMMHDVLEFAANRRADPHDDLTSFLIQFEFDGQRLSDEQLLNIIWNLIAGGVDTTTSQTALTLLHLGTHPQLRRQLIDHPELYRTATDEFLRYFSVNQQLSRTVTRDVTVGGQQLHRNDRVVISWLAANHDEREFDQPEAIVLDRTPNRHLAFGLGPHRCIGSHLARLMAEVMVKAVLDRIPDYRVDLDGVHQYLGNPSMTGLGKLPVVFTPAPGLGTRRPW is encoded by the coding sequence ATGGTCACCCGCCCAGGCGTCAGCCCAGACGCGATAGTCGATTTCGACCATCATTCCGACGACTTCAACCTCAACGAATTGGCCGTCAACGCCGAACTGCGACGCACCTGTCCGGTGGCATGGAACCAAAACTACGGCGGTTTTTGGTTTCTCACCAGCTACGAGGCGGTCAGCCAGGCCGCCCGGGACGGCGACACCTTCGCCCACAAATACGAACCGAACGCGCCCGACGGCATCGACTACCAAGGCGAGATGGGCGTGCCACGTCCCGAAGGTCACCCGGCATTGGGCATCGGCGAAGTCGACGGCCCCTACCACCAGGCCCTGCGCCGCGCCCTGACGCCGTTCTTCTCCCCGGGCGCCGTACAGAAGATGCGGCCGTTCATGGAGAAATCGACGCATTGGTTTCTCGACCAGCACAGTGCCGACGGGCACATGGACCTGGTACTCGACTACGCCAGCCCGGTCCCGGCCATCTTGACCATGAGGTTGATGGGGCTGCCGTATGACAATTGGCACCTGTATGCCAACCTGTTCCACTCCGTCATGGCCGTGCCGCAAGACAGCCCCGAGTACGCCAACGCCCTCGCCGCCGCGCCCGCCATGATGCACGACGTCCTGGAGTTCGCCGCCAACCGACGGGCCGACCCACACGACGACCTGACCAGCTTCCTCATCCAGTTCGAATTCGACGGCCAGCGCCTTTCCGACGAACAGCTGCTGAACATCATCTGGAACCTCATCGCCGGCGGCGTCGACACCACCACCTCACAGACCGCGCTGACCCTGCTACACCTGGGCACGCACCCACAGCTGCGCCGACAACTCATCGACCACCCCGAGCTCTACCGCACCGCCACCGACGAATTCCTACGCTACTTTTCGGTCAACCAGCAACTGAGCCGCACCGTCACCCGCGACGTGACCGTCGGGGGCCAGCAGCTGCACCGCAACGACCGCGTCGTCATCAGCTGGCTGGCCGCTAACCACGACGAGCGCGAGTTCGACCAACCGGAGGCAATCGTCCTCGATCGCACTCCCAACCGCCACCTGGCCTTCGGCCTCGGACCCCACCGCTGCATCGGATCTCATCTGGCACGACTGATGGCCGAGGTGATGGTCAAGGCAGTCCTCGACCGCATCCCCGACTACCGGGTCGACCTCGACGGCGTGCACCAGTATCTGGGAAACCCGAGCATGACCGGGCTGGGCAAGCTGCCGGTCGTCTTTACCCCCGCACCGGGCCTGGGCACCCGACGCCCGTGGTAA
- a CDS encoding sterol desaturase family protein — protein sequence MGATIGGSARPCRRGPPGRGPRTPQCVVSCWPVFIHANVRVNFGLLRWVIAAPQYRHWHHAREPQAYNSNYAGEFPALDALFGTLYLPADRWLAQYGVDDSEPEGYLRQLAWPLRAGCAADAAHS from the coding sequence GTGGGTGCCACCATCGGGGGCAGCGCCCGCCCGTGCCGCCGCGGGCCACCGGGCCGCGGGCCCCGCACGCCGCAATGTGTGGTGTCGTGCTGGCCGGTCTTCATCCACGCCAACGTCCGGGTTAACTTCGGCCTGCTGCGGTGGGTGATCGCCGCGCCCCAGTACCGCCATTGGCACCACGCCCGTGAACCCCAGGCCTACAACAGCAACTATGCCGGCGAATTCCCGGCGCTGGATGCGCTATTCGGGACGCTGTACCTGCCGGCCGACCGCTGGCTAGCGCAGTACGGCGTCGACGACAGCGAGCCCGAAGGCTATCTGCGTCAACTTGCCTGGCCGCTGCGCGCAGGGTGCGCGGCGGACGCGGCCCATTCTTGA
- a CDS encoding FAD-binding oxidoreductase, whose amino-acid sequence MSDITARLVDIVGRPNALTGDAIPDDYSHDEELTQPPQKPRYVVKPATAEEVSQLLLTASDHRVPVTARGSGCGLSGAARPCEDGLLISFERMNRVLEVDTANQVAVVQPGVTLTELDTATAGSGLGYMVHPGELSSSVGGNVGTNAGGMRAVKYGIARHNVLGLQAVLPTGEIIRTGGKIAKVSTGYDLTQLIVGSEGTLALATEVIVKLHPRFDHSASVLAPFADFDQVMAAVPKIVASGLAPYILEYIDNLTMAALVHTQNLELGIPDQVRDSCQAYLLVAVENRTADRLLEDVETAGEMLAEMGAIDAYVLEGSSARKLIEAREKAFWAAKAAGADDIIDTVVPRASMPKFLSAARALAAAAGGAAIGCGHAGDGNVHLAIICKEPTKKKQLMTDIFSLAMELGGAISGEHGLGHAKTPYFLQLEDPAKIALMRRIKQSFDPAGILNPGILFPAETM is encoded by the coding sequence ATGAGTGACATCACAGCGCGGCTGGTGGACATCGTCGGAAGGCCCAATGCGCTCACCGGCGACGCAATTCCCGACGACTATTCCCACGACGAGGAGTTGACGCAGCCGCCACAGAAACCCAGGTACGTCGTCAAACCGGCTACCGCAGAAGAGGTTTCGCAACTGCTGCTGACCGCCTCCGACCACCGCGTGCCGGTGACGGCACGCGGGTCCGGGTGCGGCTTGTCGGGGGCTGCGCGCCCATGCGAGGACGGCCTGCTGATCTCGTTCGAACGAATGAATCGGGTGCTGGAGGTGGACACCGCTAACCAGGTCGCCGTCGTCCAGCCCGGGGTGACGCTGACCGAACTGGACACCGCGACCGCCGGTTCCGGGCTGGGGTACATGGTTCATCCAGGTGAGCTGTCGTCGAGCGTCGGCGGCAACGTCGGCACGAACGCGGGCGGCATGCGCGCGGTCAAATACGGGATAGCTCGCCATAACGTGCTCGGGTTGCAGGCAGTGCTGCCGACCGGCGAGATCATCCGAACCGGCGGCAAGATCGCCAAGGTGTCCACCGGCTACGACCTGACCCAACTCATCGTAGGCTCGGAAGGCACCCTGGCCTTGGCCACCGAGGTGATCGTCAAGCTGCATCCACGGTTTGACCACAGCGCCAGCGTGCTGGCCCCGTTCGCCGACTTCGACCAGGTCATGGCGGCGGTGCCCAAGATCGTCGCCAGCGGGCTGGCACCGTACATCCTGGAATACATCGACAACCTGACGATGGCCGCGCTCGTACACACCCAGAACCTGGAGCTGGGCATTCCGGATCAGGTCCGCGACAGCTGTCAAGCATATCTTCTTGTGGCAGTGGAGAATCGCACCGCGGATCGGCTACTCGAGGATGTCGAGACGGCCGGCGAGATGCTGGCCGAAATGGGAGCCATCGACGCCTACGTACTGGAAGGAAGCTCGGCGCGCAAGCTGATCGAGGCGCGCGAGAAGGCGTTTTGGGCGGCAAAAGCCGCGGGCGCCGACGACATCATCGACACCGTCGTACCGCGCGCGTCGATGCCGAAGTTCCTCAGCGCCGCACGCGCGCTGGCGGCGGCCGCGGGCGGCGCCGCGATCGGTTGCGGCCACGCCGGCGACGGCAACGTGCACCTGGCCATCATCTGTAAGGAGCCGACGAAGAAGAAACAGCTGATGACCGACATCTTCTCGCTCGCAATGGAATTGGGCGGCGCAATCTCTGGCGAGCACGGCCTGGGCCACGCCAAGACCCCGTACTTCCTGCAGCTCGAAGACCCGGCGAAGATCGCGCTGATGCGCCGGATCAAGCAGAGCTTCGACCCGGCGGGGATCCTCAACCCCGGTATTCTCTTCCCCGCCGAAACGATGTGA
- the ilvA gene encoding threonine ammonia-lyase — MSPAVELLTLDQINAAAELLKPVVRPTPVVASRILSDSTGKQVWLKCENLQRTGSFKARGAYNRIANLSAADRARGVVAASAGNHAQGVAWAATELGIASTVFMPVTVALPKLAATKAYGAHVHLIGDTVDDALVAAREYAQQHDAVLIHPFDHPDVIAGQATVGLEILQQIPDVSTIVVPTGGGGLVAGIATAAHFLAPQARVIGVQAANAAAWPASLAAGHPVRLESMSTMADGIAVASPGAIPFAHVRAFVNSIQTVSEEALSRALLLCIERVKLIVEPAGAAAVAAVMTSAPEPDAHGPVCAVLSGGNMDPLVLTHVVTHGLRAAGRYLAIKVTIPDRPGGLSRLLAVVSATGASVLDVVHVRTARKLALDEVEVRLTLETRGAAHREEVLEALIGAGFVVCVEDA; from the coding sequence GTGAGTCCAGCCGTGGAGCTGCTGACGCTCGACCAGATCAATGCGGCGGCGGAGCTGCTGAAGCCGGTGGTGCGGCCGACCCCGGTCGTCGCGTCGCGGATACTCTCGGACTCCACGGGCAAACAGGTATGGCTCAAATGCGAGAACCTGCAGCGCACCGGGTCGTTCAAGGCCCGCGGAGCCTACAACCGGATCGCCAATCTCAGCGCCGCGGACCGGGCCCGCGGTGTGGTTGCGGCCAGCGCCGGCAACCATGCGCAGGGCGTCGCTTGGGCCGCCACCGAACTCGGGATCGCGTCGACGGTGTTCATGCCGGTCACCGTCGCGCTTCCGAAGCTGGCGGCCACCAAGGCCTACGGCGCGCACGTTCACCTGATCGGCGATACGGTCGACGACGCGCTGGTGGCGGCGCGCGAATATGCGCAGCAGCACGACGCGGTGTTGATCCACCCGTTCGACCACCCCGACGTCATCGCCGGCCAGGCCACCGTCGGGCTGGAGATCCTGCAGCAGATTCCCGATGTTTCCACCATCGTGGTGCCCACCGGCGGCGGTGGCCTGGTGGCCGGAATTGCCACGGCGGCGCACTTTCTGGCGCCGCAGGCCCGGGTCATCGGCGTGCAGGCGGCGAACGCGGCAGCCTGGCCGGCTTCGCTGGCCGCCGGGCATCCGGTGCGCTTGGAGTCGATGTCGACGATGGCCGACGGCATCGCCGTCGCCTCACCCGGGGCGATTCCTTTCGCCCATGTCCGGGCATTCGTCAACTCGATTCAGACGGTCAGCGAAGAGGCACTGTCGCGCGCGCTGTTGCTGTGCATAGAGCGGGTGAAACTCATCGTCGAACCGGCCGGGGCGGCAGCCGTGGCAGCGGTGATGACATCGGCACCCGAACCCGACGCGCACGGTCCCGTTTGCGCGGTTTTGTCCGGAGGCAACATGGACCCGCTGGTGTTGACCCACGTGGTCACCCACGGCCTGCGCGCAGCCGGCCGCTACCTCGCGATCAAAGTGACCATCCCGGACCGCCCCGGTGGGCTCAGCAGGCTGCTCGCAGTGGTCAGCGCGACCGGCGCCAGCGTGCTTGACGTGGTGCACGTCCGTACCGCACGCAAACTGGCGCTGGATGAAGTCGAGGTGCGGCTTACCCTCGAAACCCGCGGTGCAGCACACCGCGAGGAGGTATTGGAGGCGCTGATCGGAGCCGGATTCGTCGTCTGCGTCGAGGACGCCTAG
- a CDS encoding AMP-dependent synthetase/ligase, with amino-acid sequence MTNGDPTVVRHPSGALVSTLPQAFQQTAALKPDAVAIRTTGDAVVLTWRQYADRVQKIAAGLAALGVKHGHTVGLMLRNRPEFHLADTAAMHLGAIPFSIYNTSAPDQIRYLFTNAENAVVFTEKDFLPAIRAAGANLAHLVVVDADIDGCHTLSDIESLGDNADFDFDSAWRSVRPDDVATLIYTSGTTGPPKGVELTHANVMAEFAAIVDLLDLRPDDRITSYLPHAHIADRVTGHYANMVLGVPMTDVADPRAIAQALPDARPTVWLGVPRVWHKIKVGIETKLDTEATGLKRRLALWAIDTGVRAASQMLAGKSVSPSLALRRKIADRLVLAKVRAALGLDKLRWGVTGAAAIPVETIEFFWGLGIPVYEVWGESECVGGATSNRPDANKVGSVGKPLGNVEISLANDDELLIRGPIVMRGYRKQPEKTAEAIDADGWLHTGDIGTIDEQGFVTIVDRKKELIVNESGKNLSPTNIEMAIQETSPLIDQVVAIGDARPYVTALIVLESEAAAAQAAALGMADHSAAAFAQRPEAGEMLAAAVREGNSKLSRVEQIKRFVIVGTPWEPGGDELTPTMKLKRRPIAEKYSAEIDKLYAKTPGPDIVNLAD; translated from the coding sequence ATGACCAACGGCGATCCAACGGTGGTTCGGCACCCAAGCGGGGCATTGGTATCCACGCTGCCACAGGCCTTTCAGCAGACCGCAGCCCTCAAGCCGGACGCGGTGGCCATCCGCACCACCGGCGACGCCGTGGTCCTGACCTGGCGCCAGTACGCAGACCGGGTACAGAAGATCGCCGCCGGACTGGCCGCACTCGGCGTCAAACACGGGCACACGGTCGGTCTCATGCTGCGCAACCGCCCGGAGTTTCATTTGGCCGACACTGCCGCTATGCACCTGGGCGCGATCCCGTTCTCGATCTACAACACCTCGGCGCCGGACCAGATCCGGTACTTGTTCACCAATGCCGAGAACGCGGTCGTCTTCACCGAAAAAGATTTTCTGCCTGCTATCAGGGCGGCTGGCGCCAACCTCGCGCATCTGGTGGTCGTCGACGCCGATATCGACGGCTGCCACACCCTCTCAGATATCGAATCGTTAGGAGACAATGCCGATTTCGATTTCGATTCGGCATGGCGGTCGGTTAGGCCGGATGATGTCGCAACACTGATCTACACATCGGGCACCACCGGCCCGCCCAAGGGAGTCGAGCTTACCCACGCCAATGTGATGGCCGAGTTCGCGGCCATCGTCGACCTCCTCGACCTGCGCCCGGACGATCGGATCACCTCATACCTGCCGCATGCGCACATCGCCGACCGGGTGACCGGGCACTACGCCAACATGGTCCTCGGAGTGCCGATGACCGACGTCGCGGACCCCAGGGCGATCGCGCAAGCCCTGCCGGATGCTCGTCCCACGGTGTGGCTCGGGGTGCCGCGGGTGTGGCACAAGATCAAGGTCGGGATCGAGACGAAGCTCGACACAGAGGCGACCGGACTCAAGCGGCGGTTGGCGCTGTGGGCCATCGACACCGGCGTGCGCGCCGCCAGCCAGATGCTGGCCGGCAAATCTGTGTCCCCGTCTCTTGCGCTGCGCCGCAAGATCGCCGACCGTCTGGTGCTGGCCAAGGTGCGCGCCGCACTCGGCCTGGACAAATTGCGCTGGGGAGTGACCGGGGCGGCCGCCATCCCGGTCGAAACGATCGAATTCTTCTGGGGCCTGGGTATTCCCGTCTACGAAGTCTGGGGCGAGTCGGAGTGCGTGGGCGGCGCGACCTCCAACCGGCCCGACGCGAACAAGGTCGGCTCGGTCGGAAAGCCATTGGGCAACGTCGAGATCTCGCTGGCGAACGACGACGAACTGCTCATCCGTGGACCGATCGTGATGCGCGGCTACCGAAAGCAGCCCGAGAAGACCGCCGAAGCGATCGACGCCGACGGCTGGTTGCATACCGGCGACATCGGCACCATCGACGAACAGGGCTTCGTCACGATCGTCGACCGCAAGAAAGAGCTGATCGTCAACGAATCCGGCAAGAACCTCTCCCCCACCAACATCGAGATGGCCATCCAGGAGACATCTCCGTTGATCGACCAGGTGGTAGCCATCGGTGATGCCCGGCCTTACGTGACAGCGCTGATTGTCCTCGAGAGCGAGGCTGCCGCCGCCCAGGCCGCCGCGCTCGGCATGGCCGACCACTCGGCCGCCGCCTTCGCGCAACGCCCCGAGGCCGGGGAGATGCTTGCCGCCGCCGTCCGCGAGGGGAACTCCAAGCTTTCCCGCGTCGAGCAGATCAAGCGGTTCGTCATCGTCGGCACCCCGTGGGAACCTGGCGGGGACGAACTGACCCCGACGATGAAGCTCAAGCGCAGGCCGATCGC